From a region of the Constantimarinum furrinae genome:
- a CDS encoding TIGR02757 family protein, with protein MHFTDLKEFLDEKVSLYNNSNFIESDPIQIPHRYTKKEDIEIAGFLTAIIAWGNRKSIITNALRLQDLMGNSPFDFVMSYSENNRHHLNGFVHRTFNETDLDYFLQSLRNIYETHDGLEAVFKANAEETTLQPAIHHFKKVFFSLPHPLRTQKHISDPFKNSAAKRINMYLRWMVRHDAAGVDLGIWKSISPSQLSCPLDVHSGTVARKLGLIHRKQNDAKALLQLDNNLRTLDRADPVKYDFALFGLGVFEKF; from the coding sequence ATGCATTTCACTGACTTAAAAGAATTTCTTGACGAGAAGGTTTCACTGTATAACAACTCTAATTTTATTGAAAGTGATCCCATTCAAATCCCACACCGATATACAAAAAAGGAAGATATAGAGATTGCAGGATTTCTTACCGCTATCATTGCCTGGGGAAACCGAAAAAGTATTATTACGAATGCGTTACGACTACAAGATCTAATGGGAAACTCACCTTTCGATTTTGTGATGAGTTATAGCGAAAATAACCGGCACCACCTTAATGGTTTTGTACATCGTACTTTTAATGAAACCGATCTGGATTATTTCCTTCAATCCCTGCGAAATATATATGAAACTCATGATGGTCTTGAGGCTGTCTTTAAAGCTAATGCCGAAGAAACTACACTGCAACCCGCTATACATCACTTTAAGAAAGTTTTTTTCAGCCTTCCTCATCCTCTGCGAACCCAAAAACACATTAGCGATCCCTTTAAAAATTCTGCAGCCAAAAGAATTAATATGTACTTGCGCTGGATGGTTCGTCATGATGCTGCAGGAGTTGATCTTGGTATCTGGAAATCAATATCACCGTCCCAGCTTTCTTGTCCGTTAGATGTGCACAGTGGCACTGTTGCTCGTAAACTGGGACTCATTCACAGAAAACAGAATGATGCAAAAGCGCTGTTGCAATTGGATAATAATTTAAGAACACTCGACCGTGCCGATCCGGTGAAATACGATTTCGCTTTATTTGGTCTAGGCGTATTTGAAAAATTTTAA
- a CDS encoding ABC transporter ATP-binding protein, whose amino-acid sequence MIEAKNIHKFYDDLHVLKGVDLHIIKSEIVSIVGASGAGKTTLLQIIGTLDTFDEDKGSLQINNTKIARLKRKELAKFRNENLGFIFQFHQLLPEFTALENICIPAFIKGVSKSEAEKRAKELLTFLGLSHRETHKPNELSGGEQQRVAVARALINNPSIILADEPSGNLDTESAENLHNLFFKLRDEFGQTFVIVTHNEELAEMADRKLTMQDGKIIK is encoded by the coding sequence ATGATAGAAGCAAAAAATATTCACAAATTTTATGACGACCTTCATGTGTTAAAGGGAGTTGATCTGCATATAATAAAAAGTGAGATCGTATCTATAGTCGGGGCTTCAGGAGCAGGAAAAACTACGTTACTCCAAATTATTGGCACACTGGATACTTTTGACGAGGATAAAGGTTCCTTACAAATTAACAATACCAAAATTGCACGTTTAAAACGGAAAGAACTAGCTAAATTCAGAAATGAGAATTTGGGTTTTATATTTCAGTTTCATCAACTATTACCTGAGTTTACCGCGCTCGAAAACATTTGCATCCCGGCATTCATAAAAGGAGTTTCCAAGTCTGAAGCCGAAAAAAGGGCAAAAGAATTGTTGACCTTTCTTGGATTATCACACAGGGAAACACACAAACCAAACGAATTATCGGGTGGTGAACAGCAGCGAGTAGCGGTTGCAAGAGCCTTGATCAACAACCCTTCTATTATTCTGGCCGATGAACCCAGTGGCAATCTCGATACCGAAAGTGCCGAAAACCTGCACAATCTGTTCTTTAAACTTCGGGACGAATTTGGACAAACCTTCGTGATCGTTACTCATAATGAAGAGCTGGCCGAAATGGCCGATCGAAAACTTACCATGCAGGACGGAAAAATCATCAAATAG
- a CDS encoding DUF5916 domain-containing protein — protein sequence MKYIVLSILIAVSGNLIAQEKKTLQIKRVTEAPKIDGVLDDPAWEGVDEATDFTQFRPEMGVKELDHQKTVVKMVYTDNAIFISAYLHDKPDNIMKQFTSRDNFGQADFFLVAINPNNDAQNDTELFVFSSGTQADAIASPSTGEDFGWDAVWDSAVKIVDDGWIVEMKVPYAVLRFSNNEVQTWGIQFHRRYRRNNTQYSWNPIDRTKGNIGLYHGELVGIENISPPTRLFLYPFASGLVKTFDGETTNDFSLGLDVKYGITENFTLDATLIPDFSQAGFDNVRLNLGPFEQQFSEQRQFFKEGVDLFTKANLFYSRRVGGRPSTFPQVNDSIEEVSEYPKKVNLLNAVKVSGRTKNGLGIGFFNAITEKTYAKVRNLNTGNTREELVEPLANYNILVVDQQFNRNSSVSLINTSVIRDGNFRDANVTAAVFDITNKTNKWNVDGALKVSNLNLEEGTKTGFSSSLEVEKVSGKYRYGIENSIADKEYDINDMGILFRNNYNNFRAFGSYRIFEPTEKLNNFDIYMYFNYDMLFKPNTYTGKQTGISVYAQTKKLWEFGGNINFDIGKQHDYFEPRTEGRFFTFQNIYNNNIWFNSNNAKRFAMFGNAGFVTLFDKERDLFSYWIGMGPRMRFNDKFSLSYSFNYEDGTGSRGFVTNIGDDIIFGERAQNTIVNSLSGSYNFNSFHSLNLTFRNYWATVTYDNGLFALQEDGTLSREDNYTLADVDDPNVNFNTWNFDFRYSWQFAPGSQLSALYRNSLFNSSTASTETYFNSVETLFKQPIEHVFSLRLVYFIDYNNVKSLFKKDS from the coding sequence ATGAAATATATTGTTCTGTCTATACTTATCGCTGTATCGGGCAATTTAATCGCCCAGGAAAAGAAAACCTTACAAATAAAACGGGTTACTGAGGCTCCAAAGATTGATGGGGTATTAGATGACCCGGCATGGGAAGGTGTCGATGAGGCAACCGACTTTACGCAATTCAGACCAGAAATGGGCGTAAAAGAATTGGATCACCAGAAGACCGTTGTAAAAATGGTGTATACCGATAATGCCATATTCATTTCGGCTTACCTGCATGATAAGCCCGATAACATCATGAAGCAATTTACAAGTCGTGATAATTTTGGTCAGGCAGATTTCTTTTTGGTAGCAATCAATCCCAATAATGATGCTCAAAATGATACAGAGCTATTCGTTTTTAGTTCAGGTACACAGGCAGATGCGATCGCTTCGCCCAGTACCGGTGAAGATTTTGGCTGGGATGCAGTATGGGACAGCGCAGTGAAGATCGTTGACGACGGTTGGATCGTAGAAATGAAAGTGCCATATGCAGTATTGCGTTTTTCGAACAACGAAGTTCAAACCTGGGGAATACAGTTTCACAGAAGATACCGCAGAAATAACACTCAATATTCCTGGAACCCAATAGATAGAACGAAGGGTAATATTGGCCTGTATCACGGCGAATTGGTTGGCATTGAGAACATTTCTCCCCCTACTCGCCTATTCCTTTATCCGTTTGCTTCCGGTCTTGTAAAGACTTTTGATGGTGAAACCACCAACGATTTTAGCCTTGGACTTGATGTGAAATACGGGATCACTGAAAATTTTACACTGGACGCTACCCTCATTCCCGATTTTAGTCAGGCGGGATTCGACAATGTACGATTAAACCTAGGTCCGTTTGAACAGCAATTTTCTGAACAACGCCAGTTCTTTAAGGAAGGAGTCGATCTTTTTACCAAAGCGAACCTCTTTTACTCGAGACGAGTTGGAGGAAGACCTTCTACCTTTCCCCAAGTGAACGACTCGATTGAAGAAGTTAGCGAATACCCCAAAAAGGTCAACCTGTTGAATGCGGTGAAAGTTTCAGGGCGAACAAAAAACGGCCTTGGAATTGGTTTTTTTAATGCGATAACCGAAAAGACATATGCAAAAGTAAGAAACCTAAATACTGGAAATACACGGGAAGAATTGGTGGAACCTTTGGCCAATTACAACATACTCGTGGTCGACCAACAATTTAACCGAAATTCTTCAGTAAGCCTAATTAATACTAGTGTAATTCGGGATGGAAATTTCAGGGATGCCAATGTTACCGCTGCGGTGTTCGATATAACCAACAAAACGAACAAATGGAATGTAGATGGTGCGTTAAAGGTGAGTAACCTCAATTTGGAGGAAGGAACAAAAACCGGATTCAGTTCTTCACTGGAAGTAGAAAAAGTTAGCGGAAAATATCGCTATGGAATTGAAAATTCAATAGCCGATAAGGAGTATGACATTAATGATATGGGAATCCTTTTCAGAAATAATTATAACAATTTCAGAGCCTTTGGCTCCTACAGGATCTTTGAACCAACTGAAAAGCTGAACAACTTCGATATCTATATGTATTTTAATTATGATATGCTCTTCAAACCGAATACATATACCGGAAAACAAACGGGTATAAGCGTTTATGCGCAAACCAAAAAGCTCTGGGAGTTTGGTGGAAATATTAACTTCGATATAGGTAAGCAACACGATTATTTTGAGCCCAGAACCGAAGGGCGGTTCTTTACATTTCAAAATATTTACAACAATAATATTTGGTTTAATTCTAACAATGCGAAACGCTTCGCTATGTTCGGAAATGCCGGATTCGTTACCTTATTCGATAAAGAAAGGGATCTATTTAGTTATTGGATTGGTATGGGACCCCGAATGCGTTTTAATGATAAGTTCTCATTAAGCTATTCGTTTAACTATGAAGACGGGACTGGGAGTCGCGGGTTTGTGACCAATATTGGGGATGACATCATTTTTGGGGAACGCGCACAAAATACCATTGTAAACAGTTTATCGGGAAGTTATAATTTTAATTCTTTTCATTCGCTTAATCTTACATTCAGAAATTATTGGGCAACGGTAACTTATGACAATGGGCTTTTTGCACTTCAGGAAGACGGTACCCTGTCCAGGGAGGACAATTATACGCTGGCCGATGTTGATGATCCAAACGTAAATTTTAATACCTGGAATTTCGATTTCAGATATTCATGGCAATTCGCTCCCGGAAGTCAGTTGAGCGCATTATACCGAAACTCCTTATTTAATTCTTCAACCGCATCAACAGAAACTTACTTTAACAGTGTTGAAACACTTTTTAAACAGCCCATAGAGCATGTATTTTCATTGAGATTGGTGTACTTCATCGACTATAATAATGTGAAGTCATTGTTTAAAAAGGATTCATAA
- the msrA gene encoding peptide-methionine (S)-S-oxide reductase MsrA, whose translation MSTKQKAIFAGGCFWCTEAVFQQIDGVEEVISGYTGGHIKNPAYREVCSGRTGHAEAIMITYDSDRVSYETLLEIFFATHDPTTLNRQGNDIGTQYRSSVFYTSKAQKEKASAFIKLLEEKKVFSQPIVTQLESFDVFYEAEENHQNYYNDNREQPYCQFLISPKLEKVKKYYSEKLKTT comes from the coding sequence ATGAGCACTAAACAAAAAGCCATATTCGCCGGAGGCTGTTTCTGGTGTACCGAAGCTGTTTTTCAACAAATTGACGGGGTTGAAGAGGTAATCTCCGGATACACCGGCGGACACATAAAGAACCCTGCTTATCGGGAGGTATGTTCAGGACGTACCGGACATGCTGAAGCAATTATGATCACTTACGACAGTGATCGGGTTTCTTATGAAACACTTTTAGAAATATTTTTTGCTACGCATGATCCTACCACACTTAATCGGCAAGGCAATGATATAGGTACTCAGTACCGAAGTTCGGTTTTTTATACTTCCAAAGCGCAAAAAGAAAAGGCTTCGGCTTTTATAAAATTGCTAGAAGAAAAGAAGGTATTTTCCCAACCTATAGTAACGCAACTTGAGTCATTTGATGTGTTCTATGAGGCTGAAGAGAATCATCAAAACTATTACAACGATAATCGAGAACAACCGTATTGTCAATTTCTAATTAGTCCGAAGCTCGAAAAAGTAAAAAAATATTATTCAGAAAAACTTAAAACAACCTAA
- the folE gene encoding GTP cyclohydrolase I FolE, translating into MASYKFFEEYDHHVTDDLKKNYADILERVGEDISREGILKTPERAAKAIQFLTSGHCQDPEQILKSAMFAEDYNDMVIIKDVELYSLCEHHMLPFFGKAHIAYIPNGHIVGLSKIPRVVDVFARRLQVQERLTHDILECINHTLKPKGVAVVIEAAHMCMMMRGVQKQNSLTTTSGFRGQFEKIETRNEFLKLISSDLS; encoded by the coding sequence ATGGCATCATATAAATTTTTTGAAGAATACGATCACCACGTTACAGATGATCTGAAAAAGAACTACGCCGATATCCTTGAACGAGTTGGCGAAGATATAAGTCGTGAAGGAATATTAAAAACTCCTGAACGCGCTGCTAAAGCAATTCAGTTTTTAACTTCCGGACATTGTCAGGATCCTGAACAAATACTCAAAAGTGCCATGTTCGCTGAAGATTACAACGACATGGTGATCATCAAAGATGTGGAATTATACTCTCTTTGCGAACATCATATGTTGCCTTTCTTTGGAAAGGCTCATATCGCATACATTCCTAACGGACATATCGTTGGTTTGAGTAAGATCCCGCGAGTGGTCGATGTATTTGCACGCAGATTACAGGTGCAGGAGCGACTCACACACGATATTCTGGAGTGCATAAACCATACGTTAAAGCCAAAAGGCGTAGCAGTAGTGATTGAAGCAGCGCATATGTGTATGATGATGCGTGGGGTACAGAAACAAAACAGTTTAACGACCACCTCAGGCTTTAGAGGACAATTTGAAAAGATCGAAACGAGAAATGAATTTCTCAAGCTTATTAGTAGTGACTTGTCATAA
- a CDS encoding TonB-dependent receptor: MKLFKFMLLGLICIPIVHAQNSLTGTITNAETNEALMATVYLPSLEKGTVSNLDGGYTITNIPNGNYTVIFSALGFETVSRKISFSEGNTIQLNMVLAESAVEMDAVIISTPFHKLQRDNVMKVERVSTEMLNRSGAITISEGISNIPGVSAISTGTGINKPVIRGLSSNRVLTYTQGVRLENQQFGDEHGLGLNGFGIESVEVIKGPASLLYGSDALGGVLYLNPESFAAANSTNADAETRYFTNTLGSSSSVGLRTSSEKFKFLVRGSYSTQSDYKTGDDQRVTNSRFQEYDLKSGLQYQGDIVRSTLRYNLNSATIGIPEEIGIQTTSKDKAGPFQEIDNHVLSLENNIFLNNSSLDLKVGYLFNDRKEFEALDEDAELRLQLNTFNYDLKYNLPDLGKFETIAGIQGLFQENKNFGEEVLIPDATTTDFGLFGTTHLHFETIDLQAGLRYDFRKIDSETMGTAAEGDLIEGISRTFNSFNAALGAKWDVDENTLIRLNFASGFRAPNLAELTSNGVHEGTNRYEIGNPDLKNEQNFQTDLSIEYGNEHFELFANGFYNVVSDYIFVSPTDEIIDNTNVFRYVQQDAVLYGGEVGLHLHPHPLDWLHLESTFETVTGTLRNDDPLPLIPANSLKNTIRTEFERGKVFTNSSAFLSYENVFKQSRTGLFETPTGSYNLLSAGANGTLLLGSIELDLGVTVSNLLNETYVAHLSRLKADGVPNIGRNVLLRLKATI, translated from the coding sequence ATGAAACTTTTTAAATTCATGCTCTTGGGACTTATCTGTATCCCAATTGTACATGCACAAAATTCTTTAACAGGTACGATAACAAATGCTGAAACCAATGAAGCCTTAATGGCTACCGTTTATTTGCCATCTTTGGAAAAAGGCACGGTTTCAAACTTAGACGGTGGATATACCATTACAAATATTCCAAACGGAAATTATACTGTCATATTCAGTGCGCTGGGTTTTGAAACGGTTTCTCGCAAGATCAGTTTTTCAGAAGGAAACACGATACAACTGAATATGGTGCTGGCCGAAAGCGCTGTAGAAATGGATGCAGTGATCATCTCGACCCCTTTTCACAAACTTCAGCGTGACAATGTCATGAAGGTCGAACGCGTATCGACCGAAATGCTCAACCGATCGGGGGCTATAACAATTTCTGAAGGCATATCGAATATTCCCGGGGTCTCTGCCATTAGCACCGGAACGGGTATCAATAAGCCCGTTATTAGAGGGCTTAGCAGTAACAGGGTGCTTACTTATACCCAAGGAGTGCGCCTGGAGAATCAACAATTTGGAGATGAACACGGATTGGGTCTTAATGGCTTCGGAATAGAAAGTGTGGAAGTCATAAAAGGTCCGGCCTCCCTGCTTTACGGAAGCGATGCCCTTGGAGGAGTGCTTTATCTAAATCCTGAAAGTTTTGCCGCCGCCAACTCAACCAATGCAGATGCCGAAACACGTTATTTCACAAACACTCTCGGCAGTAGCAGTTCTGTAGGATTGCGAACCTCATCGGAAAAATTCAAGTTTTTAGTTCGCGGTTCGTACAGTACTCAAAGTGATTATAAGACCGGCGATGACCAAAGGGTGACCAATAGCCGTTTTCAAGAATACGACTTAAAATCGGGCTTGCAGTATCAGGGCGATATAGTTCGGTCAACGCTACGGTATAATCTTAACAGTGCGACTATTGGGATTCCGGAAGAAATAGGCATTCAGACTACTTCCAAAGATAAAGCCGGTCCATTTCAGGAGATTGACAATCATGTGTTGAGTTTGGAGAACAATATCTTTCTGAATAATTCCAGTCTGGATCTAAAGGTGGGGTATCTGTTTAATGACAGGAAAGAGTTTGAGGCTTTGGATGAAGATGCCGAACTCCGCCTGCAGCTGAACACCTTCAATTATGATCTTAAATACAACCTTCCCGATCTGGGAAAATTTGAAACCATAGCCGGAATCCAGGGCTTGTTTCAGGAAAATAAGAATTTTGGTGAGGAAGTGCTTATTCCGGATGCTACCACAACCGATTTCGGACTATTTGGAACTACCCACTTACATTTTGAAACGATTGATCTACAGGCCGGATTGCGGTATGATTTCAGAAAAATAGACAGTGAAACCATGGGAACGGCTGCAGAAGGAGATCTTATTGAGGGAATATCGAGAACCTTCAATAGCTTTAATGCGGCTCTGGGTGCAAAATGGGATGTTGATGAGAATACATTAATACGATTAAATTTTGCAAGTGGTTTTAGAGCTCCTAATCTTGCCGAACTCACATCAAATGGTGTTCATGAAGGTACCAATCGGTACGAAATTGGGAATCCCGATCTCAAGAACGAACAGAATTTCCAGACCGATCTTTCTATTGAATACGGAAACGAACATTTTGAATTATTTGCTAATGGTTTCTATAATGTGGTTAGTGATTATATTTTTGTCTCTCCAACCGATGAGATCATCGACAATACGAATGTTTTCAGATATGTCCAGCAGGATGCGGTTTTATATGGTGGGGAAGTCGGACTTCATTTACACCCTCACCCTTTAGATTGGCTGCATTTGGAATCCACTTTTGAAACAGTAACGGGCACATTGCGCAATGATGATCCCTTACCACTAATACCGGCAAATTCATTGAAAAACACCATTAGAACTGAATTTGAAAGAGGAAAAGTATTTACCAACAGTTCGGCATTTTTAAGTTATGAAAACGTCTTTAAACAATCTCGTACAGGTCTATTTGAAACACCAACCGGCTCTTACAACTTACTAAGTGCAGGAGCAAATGGTACGCTTCTTCTTGGATCCATTGAACTCGATCTGGGAGTCACAGTTTCAAATCTTTTGAATGAGACTTATGTGGCCCATCTGTCGCGATTAAAAGCAGACGGTGTCCCTAATATTGGGCGGAATGTGCTGTTAAGACTTAAAGCAACCATATAA